A single genomic interval of Adhaeribacter pallidiroseus harbors:
- a CDS encoding amidohydrolase, translated as MNKRYIATCRQIFFALIFLNFSVACQSKTAVDLIVYNATVYTVNSKFEKAEAIAVKAGKLVAVGSTNDIRSQYAAQQEMDAQAQPIYPGFIDAHAHFYGYAQNLQQADLTGTNSFAQIILKLVKHRQKHPQAAWLLGRGWDQNDWLDKNFPTQDTLNKLFPDVPVFLERVDGHAALVNQKALELAGVTTQTPVTGGLIEQKNGKLTGILVDNAVELVSAKIPELTNPEKQAALLQAQQNCFAVGLTTLADAGLEKSVIDLYDSLQQQGKLKMRLYAMLNPSAANQQYYFKNGPYQTDRLHVCSFKVYADGALGSRGACLLQPYRDRPQQTGFLLRKPTDYRQLAAAIYHSGFQMNTHAIGDSANRLIATIYSEVLQNKNNRRWRIEHAQVVNPTDITKFGRYSIIPSVQPTHATSDMYWAGERLGTDRLPHAYAYKDLLKQNGTIALGSDFPVEHINPLYGFHAAVARQDAKNYPAGGFQINNALTREQALRGTTIWAAYANFEEKSRGSLEPGKFADFVILNQDIMTIPVFEIRKTQVMYTFLNGEQVYKR; from the coding sequence ATGAATAAGCGGTATATTGCTACTTGCCGGCAGATCTTTTTTGCGCTGATTTTTTTAAATTTTTCCGTTGCTTGTCAGTCTAAAACAGCGGTTGACCTTATCGTATATAATGCTACCGTTTATACCGTAAACAGCAAGTTTGAGAAAGCCGAAGCAATAGCGGTAAAAGCCGGCAAGTTGGTAGCGGTGGGCTCCACTAACGACATCCGCAGCCAGTATGCCGCCCAACAGGAAATGGATGCGCAGGCGCAGCCTATTTATCCGGGTTTTATTGACGCGCACGCGCATTTTTACGGCTACGCGCAAAATTTGCAACAAGCCGATTTAACCGGCACTAATTCGTTTGCCCAGATAATTTTAAAATTAGTAAAACACCGGCAAAAACATCCGCAGGCCGCCTGGTTATTAGGCCGGGGCTGGGACCAGAATGATTGGCTTGATAAAAACTTTCCCACGCAGGACACCCTGAATAAGTTGTTCCCGGACGTGCCGGTTTTTTTAGAACGGGTAGATGGCCATGCGGCATTGGTTAACCAAAAAGCTTTAGAATTAGCCGGAGTTACTACGCAAACACCCGTAACTGGCGGTTTAATAGAACAAAAAAACGGTAAACTAACCGGCATTTTAGTAGATAATGCCGTAGAATTAGTAAGTGCGAAAATTCCAGAATTAACGAACCCGGAAAAGCAGGCGGCATTATTGCAAGCGCAACAAAATTGTTTTGCCGTGGGTTTAACCACGCTCGCCGATGCAGGCTTAGAAAAATCAGTCATTGATTTATACGATAGCCTGCAGCAGCAAGGTAAACTAAAGATGCGGTTGTACGCCATGCTCAATCCATCGGCAGCGAATCAGCAGTATTATTTTAAAAACGGGCCTTACCAAACCGACCGGCTGCATGTCTGCAGCTTTAAAGTATACGCCGACGGTGCCCTGGGTTCACGCGGCGCTTGCTTACTCCAACCATACCGTGACCGCCCGCAGCAAACCGGCTTTTTACTGCGCAAACCCACTGATTACCGCCAATTGGCCGCCGCTATTTACCATAGCGGGTTTCAAATGAATACGCACGCTATTGGCGACTCGGCTAATCGTTTAATAGCTACAATATACAGCGAAGTACTCCAGAATAAAAACAACCGCCGCTGGCGCATCGAGCACGCCCAAGTAGTAAACCCAACCGACATCACCAAATTTGGCCGGTACAGCATTATTCCTTCGGTGCAACCCACGCACGCTACTTCGGATATGTACTGGGCCGGCGAGCGTTTAGGTACCGACCGTTTGCCGCACGCCTACGCGTACAAAGATTTACTAAAGCAAAACGGGACGATTGCTTTGGGCAGCGATTTTCCGGTGGAACATATCAATCCTTTGTATGGCTTTCACGCGGCCGTAGCCCGACAGGACGCTAAGAACTACCCGGCCGGTGGTTTTCAAATAAACAATGCTTTAACCCGGGAGCAAGCTTTACGCGGAACTACTATATGGGCCGCCTACGCCAATTTTGAAGAGAAAAGCCGGGGCAGCCTGGAACCCGGGAAATTCGCCGATTTTGTCATTCTGAATCAAGACATCATGACCATTCCTGTATTCGAAATTCGGAAAACGCAGGTGATGTACACTTTTTTAAATGGGGAACAGGTTTACAAGCGTTAG
- a CDS encoding MFS transporter: MEKNNPTVTRAWCMYDWANSVYSLVIISTIFPIYYGAVAKNNNGSSLVQFLSWELDSSVLFSYCISFSYLLVACTSPILTAIADYSGRKKMFMQLFCYLGSISCALLFFFTKETFTISVILFVLAAMGYNGSIVFYNSYLPDIATEDQFDKLSARGFSLGYIGSVLLLIFNLALVLQPAWFGINPQNTSLPPRISFLLTGLWWFGFAQYTFWKLPKRMHQGNREGSWLFNGFKELKKVWQQVKNLYLLKRFLLAFFFFNMGVQTVMYVAAVFGDKELKLESSKLILTVLILQLVAIPGAYGFARLSRAYGNFMALIIAVIIWVGICIGAYFTYTEMQFYLLATCVGIVMGGIQSLSRSTYSKLIPTTTKDTTSFFSFYDVTDKVAIVIGTLAYGAIAQATGTMRTSVLALMGFFFVGLVFLITIKGKRSQIKSVVA; this comes from the coding sequence ATGGAAAAAAATAACCCTACGGTAACCCGGGCCTGGTGTATGTACGACTGGGCTAATTCTGTTTACTCCTTAGTTATCATCTCTACCATCTTCCCGATATATTATGGGGCAGTTGCCAAAAATAATAATGGTAGCAGCTTGGTTCAGTTTTTAAGCTGGGAACTGGATTCTTCGGTGCTGTTTTCGTATTGCATTTCCTTTTCGTATTTACTGGTGGCTTGTACCAGCCCCATATTAACGGCTATTGCGGATTACAGCGGGCGCAAAAAAATGTTTATGCAGTTGTTTTGTTATCTAGGCTCGATATCCTGCGCGTTGTTGTTCTTTTTTACCAAGGAAACGTTTACTATTTCGGTAATTCTGTTTGTATTGGCCGCTATGGGTTATAATGGCAGCATTGTGTTTTACAATTCGTATTTACCCGATATTGCCACCGAAGACCAGTTTGATAAATTAAGCGCCCGCGGTTTTTCCTTGGGTTATATTGGTAGTGTGCTGTTGCTGATTTTTAATTTAGCCTTAGTATTGCAACCGGCTTGGTTCGGAATTAACCCACAGAATACCAGTTTGCCGCCCCGAATTTCTTTTCTACTCACCGGTTTGTGGTGGTTTGGCTTTGCGCAGTATACTTTCTGGAAATTACCGAAACGCATGCACCAAGGTAACCGCGAAGGCTCCTGGTTGTTTAACGGATTTAAAGAATTGAAAAAAGTATGGCAGCAAGTAAAAAATCTGTACTTACTCAAGCGTTTTTTGCTGGCTTTCTTTTTCTTTAACATGGGCGTACAAACGGTTATGTATGTAGCGGCAGTTTTCGGGGACAAAGAATTGAAACTTGAGTCCAGTAAGTTGATTTTAACGGTGCTTATTTTACAATTAGTGGCCATCCCGGGGGCTTATGGATTTGCCCGCTTATCCCGTGCTTACGGCAATTTTATGGCTTTAATCATTGCGGTAATTATTTGGGTAGGCATTTGTATTGGGGCTTATTTTACCTACACCGAAATGCAGTTTTACCTGCTGGCTACTTGCGTGGGCATTGTGATGGGGGGGATTCAATCCTTGTCCCGGTCCACGTATAGTAAATTGATACCCACAACTACCAAGGATACTACTTCTTTTTTTTCGTTTTATGATGTTACCGACAAAGTAGCTATCGTGATTGGCACCTTGGCTTACGGCGCGATTGCCCAGGCTACCGGCACCATGCGCACGAGTGTACTGGCGTTAATGGGTTTCTTTTTTGTAGGGCTGGTTTTTTTAATTACCATTAAAGGCAAGCGCAGTCAGATAAAGTCAGTAGTTGCTTAG
- a CDS encoding serine hydrolase has product MKTDYPESHFFKYARFSMAGLICFFLFYIPVNAQLFRKNKLRSLLHKHPEFFKNITANPAPYRVQIIYTQINRDAQNKPHFKTFTYCLNPNSYFYPASTVKLPAALLALEKLNNLKILNLNKDTPLRIDSAYAGQTAVTIDSTAPNNLPTLAHYIKKIFLVSDNDAYNRLYEFLGQEQLNIGLQQKGYSHVRLLHRLAVGDAREATRYTNPITFYQNQQIIYQQPLVYNPKTYPNKLKNTHLGVGYYNNQNQLVNQPMDFADRNYISLETLHQILKSVIFPEAVPAHQRFNLTPADYDFVLKYMSMKPRESRYPQYDTTTYYDTYAKFLMFGDQHKTMPSAVRVFNKVGNAYGFVLDNAYIVDFENKVEFMVSAVVLGNEDGIFNDDKYEYDTVCFPFLTDLGQVIYQYERKRFKKHLPDLSRFKFNYQDF; this is encoded by the coding sequence ATGAAAACAGATTATCCCGAAAGCCATTTTTTTAAATATGCACGTTTTTCAATGGCTGGTTTAATCTGTTTTTTTCTTTTTTACATTCCGGTGAATGCGCAACTCTTTCGCAAAAACAAACTTCGTTCGCTCCTGCATAAACATCCTGAATTTTTTAAAAATATTACGGCTAACCCGGCACCGTACCGGGTACAGATTATTTATACCCAAATAAACCGCGATGCGCAGAACAAGCCCCATTTTAAAACTTTTACTTATTGTTTAAACCCGAACAGCTATTTTTATCCGGCCAGCACCGTTAAACTACCTGCTGCCTTACTGGCGTTGGAGAAACTCAATAATTTAAAAATTTTAAATTTAAACAAAGATACCCCGCTCCGGATAGATAGTGCGTACGCCGGACAAACAGCGGTAACCATAGATTCTACGGCCCCGAACAATTTGCCCACCCTTGCGCATTACATTAAAAAAATATTTCTGGTAAGCGATAACGATGCTTATAACCGGCTCTACGAATTTTTGGGTCAGGAACAGTTAAATATTGGTTTGCAGCAGAAAGGCTACTCCCACGTACGCTTGTTGCACCGGTTAGCGGTGGGCGATGCCAGAGAAGCTACTCGTTATACCAATCCAATAACCTTTTATCAGAACCAGCAAATTATTTACCAGCAGCCGCTCGTTTACAATCCGAAAACTTACCCTAATAAATTAAAAAATACGCATTTGGGTGTGGGTTACTATAATAATCAAAATCAGTTGGTTAACCAACCGATGGATTTTGCGGACCGCAATTACATTAGCCTGGAAACGCTGCACCAAATATTAAAATCTGTTATTTTTCCGGAAGCCGTGCCCGCTCACCAGCGCTTTAACTTAACGCCCGCTGATTATGATTTTGTATTGAAATACATGTCGATGAAACCTCGGGAAAGCCGTTATCCCCAGTATGACACCACTACTTATTACGATACTTACGCTAAGTTTTTAATGTTCGGCGATCAACATAAAACCATGCCGTCTGCTGTTCGCGTATTTAACAAAGTAGGCAATGCTTACGGCTTTGTGCTGGATAATGCCTACATCGTAGATTTTGAAAATAAAGTAGAGTTTATGGTAAGCGCGGTGGTGTTGGGCAACGAAGACGGCATTTTTAACGATGATAAATACGAGTACGATACCGTTTGTTTTCCCTTTCTAACAGACCTGGGCCAGGTAATCTATCAGTACGAACGAAAACGTTTTAAAAAACATCTACCCGATTTATCGCGTTTTAAGTTTAATTACCAAGATTTTTAA
- a CDS encoding M15 family metallopeptidase, with protein MMHRGGTLRLLSFCIYLFSSFLFSTALVKAQETAPNKYGLTVISNPAVYKKQVAADPSQALVDLATYIPGIQLDIRYATANNFLGEPVYTLAKAYLRQPVAQALKNVQSALHQQGLGLKIYDAYRPYRATVYFFDKLRDTVYLAVPWQGSRHNRGCTVDLTLVDLKTGKELRMPTPYDDFTKKAHVNYTDLPAAIIKNRELLKEVMTRQGFQVYAEEWWHFDYYHFKKFDLLDIAFEDLP; from the coding sequence ATGATGCACCGGGGCGGCACTTTACGGTTACTTTCTTTTTGTATTTATCTTTTTAGCTCGTTCCTTTTTTCAACCGCACTGGTAAAAGCCCAGGAAACTGCTCCCAACAAGTACGGCCTTACCGTAATAAGCAATCCGGCAGTTTATAAAAAGCAAGTAGCCGCCGATCCGAGCCAGGCCTTAGTGGACTTAGCTACTTATATCCCGGGTATTCAGTTAGATATCCGCTATGCTACTGCCAATAACTTTTTGGGTGAACCGGTTTACACCTTAGCTAAAGCCTATTTGCGGCAACCCGTGGCACAAGCTTTAAAAAACGTACAATCTGCCTTACATCAGCAAGGTTTAGGATTAAAAATATACGATGCTTACCGGCCATACCGCGCTACGGTTTACTTCTTCGATAAATTGCGCGATACCGTTTATCTGGCCGTTCCCTGGCAAGGTTCCCGTCATAACCGGGGTTGCACCGTTGATTTAACCTTAGTAGATTTAAAAACCGGGAAAGAATTGCGTATGCCTACGCCGTACGACGATTTTACAAAAAAAGCCCACGTAAACTATACCGATTTACCAGCTGCTATTATTAAAAATCGGGAATTACTGAAAGAAGTTATGACGCGGCAAGGCTTTCAGGTATATGCCGAAGAATGGTGGCATTTCGATTATTACCATTTTAAAAAATTTGATTTACTCGATATTGCTTTTGAAGATTTACCCTGA
- a CDS encoding DUF4136 domain-containing protein, translated as MNYYDHKVESDYSYSGNFKKYRTFNFIGVKNSENDSSKFNPFVENAIKSRMEVQGYRFNQNRPDLLVSYKLFYEDLLLKGYNQADITEFIETGRIFDENEEYDPNIEKREYDPVKYNLKKGTLFIVLIDKKKNRAVWQGYASGVLENTVKNEAYLKSAVRSIFDRYKVFTEGYLQASQQN; from the coding sequence ATGAATTACTATGATCATAAAGTAGAATCAGATTATAGTTATTCTGGAAATTTTAAAAAATACCGGACTTTTAATTTTATCGGAGTAAAAAATTCGGAGAACGACTCCAGCAAATTCAACCCTTTCGTTGAAAATGCCATTAAATCCCGCATGGAAGTACAAGGTTACCGGTTTAATCAAAATAGACCCGATTTACTGGTTTCTTACAAATTATTTTACGAAGATTTGCTTTTAAAAGGCTACAACCAAGCCGATATCACCGAGTTTATTGAGACCGGACGTATTTTTGACGAAAACGAAGAATACGACCCGAACATCGAAAAAAGAGAGTATGACCCGGTTAAATACAACTTAAAAAAAGGTACTTTATTTATTGTTTTAATTGATAAAAAGAAAAACCGGGCCGTTTGGCAAGGTTATGCTTCGGGCGTACTGGAGAATACCGTGAAAAACGAAGCTTATTTGAAAAGTGCTGTTCGTTCCATCTTCGATCGGTATAAAGTATTTACCGAAGGTTACCTGCAAGCTAGCCAACAAAATTAA
- a CDS encoding RtcB family protein, whose amino-acid sequence MENLTIFGQEIIDEGAIRQIKNCIAAEDIGVLTADAHYGYGHPIGGAVAYKDKISLSGVGFDIACGNKAVKTNIRANQVPVARIMDEIVQSIGFGVGRPNPKPIQHPVFDQIAKAEFKPQRKLRKLAQEQLGTVGGGNHYIDLFADEEGWLWIGVHFGSRGFGHKTATGFIALSQGFTFEDKAKEGPLDGPPILFDISSAIGQDYIAAMSLAGEYAYAGRDTVVNKVLEVLGATVTFEVHNHHNFAWFEEHQGSKYWVVRKGCTPAFPGQLGFIGSNMGDVSVIIEGVQTEKAQQGLYSTVHGAGRVLSRRQAAGKRRWVKGKDGRRFQETVSPGLVDFDKVRQNLKKQGVELRGGAADEAPEVYKKLEEVLSYHAGTIRILHRLKPLGVAMAGAEEYDPYKD is encoded by the coding sequence ATGGAAAACTTAACCATTTTTGGCCAAGAGATTATTGATGAAGGGGCTATCCGGCAAATCAAGAATTGTATTGCGGCAGAAGATATTGGCGTACTTACCGCGGATGCACACTACGGTTATGGGCACCCTATTGGGGGAGCCGTGGCTTATAAAGACAAAATATCGTTATCGGGCGTAGGGTTTGATATTGCCTGCGGCAACAAGGCCGTAAAAACAAATATTCGGGCCAACCAGGTGCCAGTAGCGCGCATCATGGATGAAATAGTGCAGAGCATTGGTTTTGGAGTGGGCCGTCCTAATCCCAAACCCATTCAGCACCCGGTTTTTGACCAAATTGCAAAAGCTGAATTTAAACCGCAACGCAAATTGCGGAAACTAGCCCAGGAACAATTAGGTACGGTAGGCGGTGGAAATCATTATATTGATTTATTTGCCGATGAAGAAGGCTGGCTTTGGATTGGCGTGCATTTTGGCTCCCGGGGTTTTGGTCATAAAACGGCAACTGGCTTTATTGCCCTATCGCAAGGCTTTACGTTCGAAGATAAAGCCAAAGAAGGCCCTCTGGATGGCCCTCCCATTTTATTTGACATTAGTTCCGCAATTGGCCAAGATTACATTGCTGCCATGAGTTTAGCGGGCGAATACGCCTACGCTGGCCGCGATACGGTAGTAAATAAAGTTTTAGAAGTTTTAGGAGCTACGGTAACTTTTGAGGTACACAACCATCACAACTTTGCCTGGTTCGAAGAACACCAAGGTTCTAAATACTGGGTAGTGCGCAAAGGCTGTACACCGGCTTTTCCGGGGCAGTTAGGTTTTATTGGTTCCAATATGGGCGATGTGTCTGTGATTATCGAAGGGGTGCAAACCGAAAAAGCACAGCAAGGCTTATATTCAACGGTGCATGGTGCCGGGCGGGTACTTTCGCGGCGGCAGGCGGCGGGCAAGCGGCGTTGGGTAAAAGGCAAAGATGGTCGTCGTTTCCAGGAAACTGTGTCGCCGGGCTTGGTTGATTTTGATAAAGTGCGCCAAAATTTAAAAAAACAGGGGGTGGAGTTACGGGGAGGGGCCGCCGATGAAGCTCCGGAAGTGTATAAAAAACTAGAAGAAGTATTATCGTACCACGCAGGCACCATCCGGATTTTGCACCGCCTGAAACCCTTGGGAGTAGCTATGGCTGGGGCAGAGGAATACGACCCTTATAAAGATTGA
- a CDS encoding aspartyl protease family protein, giving the protein MHRNLIVVPVYINQKGPFNFILDTGVGVTLITDPALKDSLQLKNGVNISVAGMGSEADLKAFIASGISMKLGQTTANLLQVAVLSEDVFNLSSYVGVPIYGILGYQFFSSFVVQIKYSEMRILAQNFADFKYRRNYGPSLPITIEGQKPYLTTVAQMQDDRKVQVKLIIDTGAGHALSLEQESNAAIKVPSPSITAQLGKGLSGTINGQLGRIKSFSLHHYSLQNVLTSYPNYQDVGAKVFLVPRNGNIGNELLKRFDVVFDYKRRTMYMKPNRNFRDPFEHDMCGLDVIASGKDYQRYIVNFVEPDSPAEEAGIMPGDELVSVNMNEASAMTITKLDRLFHLKPGYNILLGLKRGDQRIYTVITLKRKI; this is encoded by the coding sequence ATGCACCGTAATCTGATTGTGGTGCCGGTATATATTAATCAAAAAGGTCCGTTTAATTTTATTTTGGATACGGGAGTGGGCGTTACGCTGATCACGGATCCTGCTTTAAAAGACAGTTTACAACTAAAAAACGGGGTTAATATTTCCGTAGCCGGCATGGGTTCGGAAGCTGATTTAAAAGCTTTTATTGCTTCGGGTATTAGCATGAAACTTGGCCAAACCACCGCAAATTTATTGCAGGTAGCTGTATTATCGGAAGATGTATTTAATTTATCGAGCTACGTCGGCGTGCCGATTTACGGGATATTAGGATACCAGTTTTTTAGCAGCTTTGTAGTACAAATTAAATACTCGGAGATGCGGATTTTAGCGCAGAACTTCGCTGATTTTAAATATCGCCGGAATTACGGCCCCTCCCTACCTATTACTATAGAAGGCCAAAAACCGTATTTAACGACGGTGGCGCAAATGCAAGATGATCGTAAAGTACAGGTAAAGCTAATTATTGATACTGGCGCCGGTCATGCGCTCTCTTTAGAGCAGGAATCCAATGCGGCTATTAAAGTGCCATCTCCTTCCATAACCGCCCAATTGGGTAAAGGCTTAAGCGGCACCATTAATGGCCAGTTAGGCCGAATTAAATCTTTTTCGCTGCATCATTATAGTTTACAAAATGTGCTTACTTCTTATCCGAATTATCAGGATGTAGGTGCTAAAGTATTCTTGGTGCCGCGTAACGGCAATATTGGTAACGAATTACTGAAGCGTTTTGATGTTGTATTTGACTACAAGCGGCGAACCATGTATATGAAGCCTAACCGCAATTTTCGGGATCCTTTTGAGCATGACATGTGTGGCTTGGATGTAATAGCCAGCGGTAAAGACTATCAGCGTTACATTGTAAACTTTGTAGAACCTGATTCTCCAGCCGAAGAAGCTGGTATTATGCCCGGGGATGAATTAGTAAGTGTTAACATGAACGAAGCCTCCGCAATGACTATTACTAAACTCGACCGCCTTTTTCATTTAAAACCAGGATATAATATTTTACTCGGTCTTAAGCGCGGCGATCAACGAATTTATACCGTTATCACCCTCAAAAGGAAAATATAG